The Deltaproteobacteria bacterium genome window below encodes:
- a CDS encoding nucleotidyltransferase family protein, with protein sequence MKKVAGLLLAAGGSRRMGDPKQLLPVEGDFLLDRMLREALLSDLHSVFLVLGDRARLIQKSLVTDLNHPKITVVENPCWREGLSSSIRAGLERAEKTADHVMILLADMPYITAGVINKLLQGYSASPRSLGAVRIGERWSHPVIIGRRFFPELHRLTGDRGARELFRKSAGRICLVEVGADYRDLDIDTPEDYTDYLQCLKGGGPPPER encoded by the coding sequence TTGAAAAAGGTTGCAGGTCTTCTCCTCGCTGCAGGGGGCTCCCGTCGGATGGGAGACCCCAAACAATTGCTCCCCGTTGAAGGGGACTTCCTGCTTGATCGAATGTTGCGGGAGGCTCTCCTCTCGGATCTTCATTCCGTTTTCCTGGTACTGGGGGACCGTGCCCGGCTCATTCAGAAAAGCCTGGTCACTGATTTGAACCATCCCAAAATCACGGTCGTTGAGAATCCTTGCTGGCGGGAGGGGCTCAGCAGCTCCATCCGGGCGGGTTTAGAGAGGGCGGAAAAGACGGCCGACCACGTCATGATCCTCCTGGCGGACATGCCTTATATCACCGCAGGTGTCATCAACAAGCTCCTCCAAGGCTACTCCGCCTCCCCCAGATCCCTGGGGGCCGTCCGCATCGGTGAGAGGTGGTCCCATCCCGTGATCATCGGTCGAAGGTTTTTTCCCGAACTCCACCGACTCACGGGAGACCGGGGGGCCCGGGAACTCTTCAGGAAGTCCGCCGGCCGGATTTGCTTGGTAGAGGTGGGAGCTGATTACCGGGATCTGGATATCGACACCCCGGAGGATTATACTGATTACCTTCAATGCTTGAAAGGGGGTGGCCCGCCCCCCGAGAGGTGA
- a CDS encoding indolepyruvate oxidoreductase subunit beta has product MDRTNFVLCGLGGQGILFMTKVLAECALHKGLKVMGAETHGMAQRGGSVVSHLRLGDVKGSLVRTGSAHFVLALDEIEGYRNLPFLSPGARLYINADPRKGLRKEVTDYLERQGILFRAVPATAIAGECNAPLSTNLALLGYFAAYEEDPLSEEELRQTVERISPDRFKETNLRVFAGGLGRGREEAGR; this is encoded by the coding sequence GGATAGAACAAATTTTGTATTGTGCGGTTTGGGCGGCCAGGGCATCCTTTTCATGACCAAGGTGCTTGCGGAGTGCGCACTACATAAGGGGTTGAAGGTCATGGGGGCCGAGACCCATGGAATGGCTCAACGGGGGGGATCCGTCGTTTCCCACCTCAGGCTGGGGGACGTGAAAGGTTCGCTGGTCCGGACCGGATCCGCCCACTTCGTTTTGGCCCTTGACGAGATCGAGGGTTACCGCAACCTTCCTTTTCTCTCGCCGGGTGCCCGGCTCTATATCAATGCGGATCCCCGCAAAGGGCTCAGGAAAGAGGTCACGGATTACCTGGAGAGGCAGGGAATCCTTTTCCGGGCAGTTCCGGCCACGGCCATCGCCGGGGAATGCAATGCCCCCCTATCCACCAACCTGGCCCTTCTGGGATATTTCGCGGCTTACGAAGAAGATCCCTTAAGCGAAGAGGAATTACGGCAAACGGTGGAAAGAATCAGTCCCGATAGGTTCAAGGAAACCAATCTCAGGGTCTTTGCCGGGGGTCTCGGGCGGGGGCGTGAGGAAGCGGGCCGTTGA